A stretch of Triticum aestivum cultivar Chinese Spring chromosome 1D, IWGSC CS RefSeq v2.1, whole genome shotgun sequence DNA encodes these proteins:
- the LOC123175913 gene encoding uncharacterized protein has translation MESRGSARGGDRGHLDHHRQVLLLRPAAAWSYASAGGGASCPAQRSPSSSYTCGYCKREFRSAQALGGHMNVHRRERARIRHYYCSAYPAAPAPAPAAVHRDWVPNLNFSPPRCPGGDYGGTSTTTPAVYSFFSTAAAAEAAKAALVVDLELGVGGGGGGLDLELRLGCS, from the coding sequence ATGGAGAGCAGGGGCAGCGCGAGAGGAGGAGACCGCGGCCACCTCGACCACCACCGGCAGGTGCTGCTGCTGAGGCCGGCTGCGGCATGGAGCTACGCCTccgccggcggcggcgcgtcgtgcCCGGCGCAGAGGTCGCCGTCGTCTTCGTACACGTGCGGCTACTGCAAGAGGGAGTTCCGGTCGGCGCAGGCGCTGGGTGGGCACATGAACGTGCACCGCCGGGAGAGGGCCAGGATCCGCCACTACTACTGCTCCGCCTACCCCGCAGCTCCAgctcctgctcctgctgctgtccACAGGGACTGGGTGCCCAACCTCAACTTCTCGCCGCCGCGTTGCCCCGGTGGCGACTATGGCGGCACATCCACGACGACCCCCGCCGTCTACAGCTTCTTCTCCACCGCGGCGGCCGCGGAGGCGGCCAAGGCTGCGTTGGTGGTGGACCTGGAACTGGGGgtcggaggagggggaggaggtttGGATCTTGAGCTTAGGCTTGGCTGCTCCTGA